A genomic segment from Lutibacter sp. A80 encodes:
- a CDS encoding NAD-dependent epimerase/dehydratase family protein yields MNQDRILITGASGQLGTVLTKKLQEKYGVINVIASDLRLDSNFKGIFETLDATDFDAIQEIVSKYKITQIYHLAAILSANGEKYPLNTWDINMKTFFNVLEISRLNAINRVFFPSSIAVFGDNIDRIDTAQYSNLTPSTVYGMSKVTGENWSKYYFEKYGLDIRSIRYPGVIGYQSLPGGGTTDYAVDIFIKAIKNENYECFLNSSTTLPMIYMDDVIRATIELMEAPKEAITVRTSYNLAGMSFDPAQLTKAIQKIYPDFKVSYNPDFRQKIADSWPMSIDDSYARKDWNWKPKFDIDAMTRDMVKNLKIKFSDKSMSC; encoded by the coding sequence ATGAATCAAGATAGAATATTAATTACCGGAGCAAGTGGTCAATTAGGAACCGTTTTAACTAAAAAATTACAAGAAAAATATGGTGTTATTAATGTAATAGCATCAGACTTGCGATTAGATTCAAATTTTAAAGGAATTTTTGAAACATTAGATGCAACGGATTTTGATGCAATTCAAGAAATTGTGTCGAAATATAAAATTACGCAAATTTATCATTTAGCAGCTATTTTGTCTGCAAATGGAGAAAAATATCCTTTAAATACTTGGGATATTAATATGAAAACATTCTTTAATGTTTTAGAAATTTCAAGGCTTAATGCCATAAATAGGGTGTTTTTTCCGAGTTCTATTGCTGTTTTTGGAGATAATATAGATAGAATAGATACTGCCCAATATTCTAATTTAACACCTTCAACCGTTTATGGAATGAGTAAAGTTACAGGTGAAAATTGGAGTAAATATTATTTTGAAAAATATGGTCTAGACATTCGTTCTATTCGTTATCCAGGTGTAATTGGATACCAATCGTTACCTGGTGGAGGTACTACAGATTATGCCGTTGATATTTTTATAAAAGCGATTAAAAATGAAAATTATGAATGCTTTTTAAATAGCTCAACTACATTACCTATGATTTATATGGATGATGTAATTAGAGCAACTATAGAGTTAATGGAAGCTCCAAAAGAAGCAATTACAGTTAGAACATCTTATAATTTAGCGGGTATGAGTTTTGATCCTGCACAATTAACAAAAGCAATACAAAAAATATATCCAGATTTTAAAGTAAGCTATAATCCAGATTTTAGACAAAAAATAGCAGATTCTTGGCCAATGAGTATAGATGATTCTTATGCTCGAAAAGATTGGAATTGGAAACCTAAATTTGATATAGATGCTATGACACGTGATATGGTTAAAAATTTGAAAATTAAGTTTTCAGATAAGAGCATGTCTTGTTAG